From the genome of Mycobacteriales bacterium, one region includes:
- a CDS encoding cold-shock protein, producing MAQGTVKWFNSEKGYGFIAPADGSPDVFVHFSAIQSDGYKTLDEGATVEFDTTQGQKGLQAENVRVV from the coding sequence ATGGCACAAGGCACGGTCAAGTGGTTCAACTCCGAGAAGGGCTACGGCTTCATCGCTCCGGCGGATGGCAGCCCGGACGTCTTCGTTCACTTCTCGGCGATCCAGTCTGACGGCTACAAGACGCTCGACGAGGGCGCGACCGTGGAGTTCGACACGACGCAGGGCCAGAAGGGCCTGCAGGCGGAGAACGTCCGGGTCGTCTGA
- a CDS encoding PKD domain-containing protein, with translation MPRTLLRRALAVVLALGGVVAVAMPAAAAESCPTGDPCIAVHLQGGTKYVTATQITSEATAAADADAANAVQDVQYPETATVAGPYVALGLSENALLADLLGSSASGVTFTELTRPYDGSHSLLQASAGDLSAPSSFVGGLLPVFYVDGPQILYARPIRSSSDNAAADDEIESAQGGPLDLYVHTGPLLTVTASADPMTAKVGQSITLDASSSGDSVTPTYTWRLFPSDQKIGVGARITHAFAVAGTYEVLLSAQGADDSGGFADPLFVTVGHARVSPSHSPSPGGSRTPTPSPSLHPSSTPSPSTSALGGRSGGSTRSPSPGTSGSGVASGRSTPPPSSLAGRPVVSGRLIGQGVALLSAPSAPAVGTQAEGSAATPLSSGWRVSSAAAAIAAIMLLFGLGAARELRWARRRRSAVRQH, from the coding sequence ATGCCGCGTACCTTGCTTCGCCGAGCACTGGCGGTGGTGCTGGCGCTCGGCGGGGTGGTCGCCGTTGCGATGCCTGCTGCGGCCGCGGAGTCCTGCCCGACCGGTGACCCGTGTATCGCGGTCCACCTGCAAGGTGGCACGAAGTACGTGACGGCGACCCAGATCACCAGCGAGGCCACGGCGGCGGCAGACGCAGATGCCGCCAACGCGGTTCAGGACGTCCAGTACCCGGAGACGGCAACGGTCGCCGGGCCGTACGTCGCACTCGGCCTGTCCGAGAACGCCTTGCTGGCCGACCTGCTCGGCTCGTCCGCCTCGGGGGTGACCTTCACCGAGCTGACCCGTCCCTACGACGGAAGCCACTCCTTGCTGCAGGCATCCGCCGGTGACCTGTCCGCACCCTCGAGCTTTGTCGGCGGCTTGCTGCCCGTCTTCTACGTCGACGGCCCGCAGATCCTCTACGCGCGCCCGATTCGGAGCTCCTCGGACAACGCGGCGGCCGACGACGAGATCGAAAGCGCCCAGGGCGGCCCGCTCGACCTATATGTCCACACCGGCCCGCTCCTCACGGTGACCGCCTCCGCCGATCCGATGACGGCGAAGGTAGGCCAGTCGATCACCCTCGACGCGTCCAGCAGCGGCGACAGCGTCACGCCGACGTACACGTGGCGGCTGTTCCCGAGCGACCAGAAGATCGGGGTGGGGGCACGGATCACCCATGCCTTCGCCGTCGCGGGCACCTACGAGGTCTTGCTGAGCGCGCAGGGAGCGGATGACTCCGGCGGCTTCGCCGACCCGCTGTTCGTGACGGTAGGGCACGCGCGGGTGTCGCCATCGCACTCCCCGAGCCCGGGCGGGAGCCGCACGCCGACCCCGAGCCCGTCGTTGCATCCGAGCAGTACGCCGAGCCCGTCCACGAGTGCTCTGGGCGGGCGGTCCGGTGGGTCTACGCGGTCGCCGAGCCCTGGAACGAGCGGATCGGGCGTTGCGTCCGGCCGATCAACGCCGCCTCCTAGCAGCCTTGCCGGCCGTCCGGTCGTGAGCGGCCGGTTGATCGGCCAGGGTGTCGCGCTGCTCAGCGCCCCGAGTGCTCCCGCCGTCGGGACCCAGGCCGAGGGATCGGCGGCCACGCCGCTCTCGTCGGGTTGGCGCGTGAGCTCCGCTGCGGCGGCGATCGCCGCGATAATGCTGCTGTTCGGCCTGGGGGCGGCACGTGAGCTGCGCTGGGCGAGGCGGCGGAGAAGCGCGGTGAGACAGCATTGA
- a CDS encoding glycosyltransferase family A protein, with product MDPRPVGGRVAVSVIVPVFNPGSSIEVCIDSLLAQSLPPEQYEVVFVDDGSTDAAPGRLDEVADKAANVRVFHEPPSGWPGRPRNIGIDNAVGDYVFFCDQDDWLAPEALARMADFADSAGADVLNAKTIGHHRAVPRSLYRENDTNATLWTRPLMSSLSPHKLFRRSFLDEHGLRFPEGRRRLEDHVLVVRAYFLAKRIAILADYPCYHHVRRPGDANAAYSVPDPAAYYGYLREVLDIIEAHTEPGPGRDVLLERPFTHEMLDWLSHPRRVGAVSQDYYERRFREVRNLMLERFAPSFADRLALVYRVRAGLVRDDRYDRLKDVNTAFRRLHGRAVLRSLRWDSDRWRAEIEATAVLEDGTPISFAPTEDGRLLVDPRLLPADLRAKFPVAIEHGVLAGQAEVVVVERASHEEWFVPAQLQAELREIPDQPGSNRHVVIRGSAEFDPSTLAGGRPLANGVWDVLVRFVSLGVELRARLASDAETQRPLPSAAVIGPRPVTVIPYLTEGRSTLAFDVGQRVHTLVESVLSRPIGTAVIARDEVWAPVEVDVAPQASQRSLRLQLRGGDAVVGRCEAAVVAGPDGARLRMGRVPKPTSGGTRLSHGAGRYSVTMQSRARDEPSLVGVVDINRIGRIVAADFSAAQRAAVVALPGGFGKVGPFMRVVKAIRRRVARLRHSRQRTMPM from the coding sequence GTGGACCCGCGGCCTGTCGGCGGGCGTGTCGCTGTCAGCGTGATCGTCCCCGTATTCAACCCAGGCTCGTCGATCGAGGTCTGTATCGACTCGTTGCTGGCTCAGAGCCTGCCCCCTGAACAGTACGAAGTGGTTTTCGTCGACGACGGGTCGACGGACGCTGCACCGGGCCGCCTGGACGAGGTCGCGGATAAGGCTGCCAACGTGCGGGTGTTCCATGAGCCACCTTCGGGCTGGCCGGGTCGGCCGCGCAACATCGGGATCGACAACGCGGTGGGCGACTACGTCTTCTTCTGCGACCAGGACGACTGGCTCGCACCCGAAGCATTGGCACGCATGGCTGACTTCGCGGACTCCGCCGGCGCGGACGTTCTCAACGCGAAGACCATCGGCCACCACCGCGCGGTGCCGCGAAGTCTCTACCGAGAGAACGACACCAACGCGACGTTATGGACGCGTCCGTTGATGTCGAGCCTGTCGCCGCACAAGCTCTTTCGCCGCAGCTTCCTCGACGAGCACGGCCTGCGGTTCCCGGAGGGCAGGCGCCGGCTCGAGGACCACGTGCTCGTCGTCCGCGCGTACTTTCTCGCCAAACGCATCGCGATCCTCGCCGACTACCCGTGCTACCACCATGTCCGCCGACCGGGGGACGCCAACGCTGCCTACAGCGTGCCCGATCCGGCCGCTTACTACGGCTATCTCCGCGAGGTGCTCGACATCATCGAGGCGCACACCGAGCCCGGACCGGGTCGCGACGTACTGCTCGAGCGTCCCTTCACCCACGAGATGCTCGACTGGCTCAGCCATCCGAGACGCGTGGGGGCCGTGTCGCAGGACTACTACGAGCGGCGGTTCCGGGAGGTCCGAAACCTGATGCTCGAGCGGTTCGCCCCCAGCTTCGCCGACCGGCTCGCCCTGGTGTACCGGGTCCGAGCCGGGCTGGTCCGGGACGACCGGTACGACCGGTTGAAGGACGTGAACACCGCCTTCCGGCGGTTGCACGGCCGGGCCGTGCTCAGGTCGCTGCGCTGGGACAGCGACCGCTGGCGAGCCGAGATCGAGGCGACGGCGGTCCTCGAGGACGGTACGCCGATCAGCTTTGCCCCGACCGAGGACGGCCGGCTGCTCGTCGATCCACGGTTGCTGCCCGCGGATCTGCGTGCGAAGTTCCCGGTCGCGATCGAGCACGGCGTGCTCGCCGGGCAGGCTGAGGTGGTCGTCGTCGAGCGTGCGTCCCACGAGGAGTGGTTCGTTCCGGCGCAGCTGCAGGCCGAGCTCCGCGAGATTCCGGACCAGCCGGGGTCGAATCGCCACGTGGTGATCCGCGGGTCGGCCGAGTTCGACCCCTCGACGCTGGCCGGCGGGCGACCGCTCGCCAACGGGGTATGGGATGTCCTCGTCCGGTTCGTCAGCCTGGGTGTCGAGCTCAGGGCGCGGCTGGCGTCGGACGCCGAAACCCAGCGCCCGCTGCCGTCGGCGGCGGTGATCGGGCCGAGGCCGGTCACCGTCATCCCGTACCTGACCGAGGGTCGCAGCACGCTCGCCTTCGATGTCGGGCAGCGGGTGCACACGTTGGTCGAGTCGGTCCTGTCCCGGCCGATCGGCACGGCGGTCATCGCACGGGACGAGGTGTGGGCACCCGTCGAGGTGGACGTCGCGCCGCAGGCCTCTCAGCGGTCCTTGAGACTCCAGCTCCGTGGCGGCGACGCCGTGGTGGGGCGCTGCGAGGCAGCCGTCGTCGCCGGGCCGGACGGAGCCCGACTGCGGATGGGGAGGGTGCCGAAACCGACGTCCGGCGGTACTCGGCTCTCGCACGGCGCCGGTCGCTACTCGGTGACCATGCAGTCGCGCGCCCGCGACGAGCCATCGCTGGTAGGCGTCGTCGACATCAACCGGATCGGCCGCATCGTCGCGGCCGACTTCAGCGCGGCGCAGCGCGCGGCGGTCGTGGCGCTACCCGGCGGGTTCGGCAAGGTCGGGCCGTTCATGCGCGTGGTGAAGGCGATCCGGCGCCGGGTGGCTCGGCTGAGGCATTCTCGACAGCGCACCATGCCTATGTAA
- a CDS encoding VC0807 family protein → MSEHPSDTSAVERPRLGAIMRHLGLSILMANIIPSALFYLCLVAGNVWTALIAALVWCYGSMAWRWSTRRRASGLLLLTVVGLTAKTALALASHSTFLYFLQPAITDWAVAAMFLLSLKTARPIVGRLAGDFFPMSEDVASRPRIQRLFWQLTLFWAFICLAKAVVTVWLLESLPLVTFVAMKEVAVLAMILVGTGITVAAAVRVARSEGLLHVGLPLTPAG, encoded by the coding sequence ATGAGCGAGCACCCGAGCGACACCTCGGCCGTCGAACGGCCTCGCCTCGGCGCGATCATGCGCCACCTCGGCCTCAGCATCCTGATGGCCAACATCATCCCCAGCGCGCTGTTCTACCTCTGCCTGGTGGCCGGAAATGTGTGGACCGCACTGATCGCCGCCCTGGTCTGGTGCTACGGATCGATGGCCTGGCGATGGAGCACCCGGCGCCGGGCCTCCGGCCTGTTGCTGCTCACCGTCGTCGGCCTGACCGCGAAGACCGCGTTGGCGCTCGCCAGCCACAGCACGTTCCTCTACTTCCTGCAGCCGGCGATCACCGACTGGGCAGTCGCGGCGATGTTCCTGCTCTCGCTGAAGACCGCCCGCCCGATCGTCGGCCGGCTGGCCGGTGACTTCTTCCCGATGAGCGAGGACGTCGCCTCGCGGCCGCGGATCCAGCGCTTGTTCTGGCAGCTGACGCTGTTCTGGGCGTTCATCTGCCTCGCGAAGGCGGTGGTGACGGTCTGGCTGCTGGAGTCGCTCCCGCTGGTGACCTTCGTCGCGATGAAGGAAGTCGCCGTCCTTGCCATGATTCTCGTCGGAACGGGTATCACGGTCGCAGCGGCCGTGCGGGTCGCCCGGTCCGAGGGGCTGCTGCACGTCGGATTGCCGCTGACGCCTGCTGGGTAG
- a CDS encoding sulfite exporter TauE/SafE family protein, translating to MHVDPYIVLGSAIVGLLVGMTGAGGGALMTPMLILLFNVEPLKAISSDLVAAVVMRPLGAAVHYRKGTVNMKLVALMSSGSVPMAFLGAFILHELGNSSNAQTNIERILGAALLVGAAAMVLRFVLDRRSGQQRQGVVSDIIVHPARTVLIGMIGGLVVGMTSVGSGSLMIVLLLFLYPMLGANQLVGTDLTQALPLTTAAALGALAFGHVEFAVTTSLIIGSVPAVLVGSVLSSRAPDRYIRPAITFVIFASGLKYVGLGTDALGWTLVSVLGAVFLVWLAVTQPWQRTGNGSTEVASSGPDAELERLDALGHDVDHAF from the coding sequence ATGCACGTCGACCCGTACATCGTGCTGGGCAGTGCCATCGTCGGCCTGCTGGTGGGCATGACCGGCGCCGGCGGCGGCGCGCTCATGACGCCGATGCTGATCTTGCTGTTCAACGTCGAGCCGCTCAAGGCGATCTCGAGCGACCTGGTGGCTGCGGTCGTCATGCGACCGCTGGGTGCCGCGGTGCACTACCGCAAGGGCACCGTCAACATGAAGCTGGTCGCGCTGATGTCGAGCGGCTCGGTGCCGATGGCGTTTCTGGGCGCGTTCATCCTGCACGAGCTCGGCAACTCGTCCAACGCCCAGACGAACATCGAGCGCATCCTCGGAGCCGCGCTGCTCGTCGGCGCCGCCGCGATGGTGCTGCGCTTCGTGCTCGACCGGCGGTCGGGTCAGCAGCGCCAAGGCGTGGTGAGCGACATCATCGTCCACCCGGCGCGCACCGTCCTGATCGGCATGATCGGTGGGCTGGTCGTCGGCATGACCTCGGTCGGCTCGGGTTCGTTGATGATCGTGCTGCTGCTGTTCCTCTACCCGATGCTCGGCGCCAACCAGCTGGTGGGCACGGACCTCACCCAGGCGCTCCCGCTGACGACCGCCGCTGCGCTGGGCGCGCTCGCGTTCGGCCACGTCGAGTTCGCGGTCACGACCTCGCTGATCATCGGCAGCGTCCCCGCCGTACTGGTCGGCTCGGTGCTGTCCTCGCGGGCACCTGACCGCTACATCCGGCCGGCGATCACCTTCGTGATCTTCGCCTCGGGGCTGAAGTACGTCGGGCTCGGCACCGACGCGCTCGGCTGGACGCTGGTCTCGGTGTTGGGTGCGGTCTTCCTGGTCTGGCTGGCCGTGACGCAACCCTGGCAGCGCACCGGCAACGGCTCAACGGAAGTTGCGAGCAGCGGGCCGGACGCCGAGCTGGAGCGGCTCGATGCGCTCGGCCATGACGTTGACCACGCCTTCTGA
- a CDS encoding MotA/TolQ/ExbB proton channel family protein, which produces MTHAIEQAIFDVARSLEVPVLILALIALAGVIVELGGFAVELRTRQRRRFPRLSTAAADAQKAIADGDRSIAKTALGAVAWSGAMAATFDTIADQAGEPGADTRIAKALADFDFDSQRRLARTRLLVRAGPALGLMGTLIPLSPALEGLRNGNTTALSQNLRVAFSVTVLGLLIGAIAFALSLYRDRMYGQDLSDLEYVAAVLTDERR; this is translated from the coding sequence GTGACCCATGCCATCGAGCAAGCCATCTTCGACGTCGCGCGCTCGCTCGAGGTGCCGGTTCTCATCCTCGCGCTGATCGCCCTCGCGGGTGTCATCGTCGAGCTCGGCGGCTTCGCGGTCGAGCTGCGCACTCGCCAGCGGCGCCGCTTCCCGCGGCTCTCGACGGCGGCGGCCGATGCGCAGAAGGCGATCGCGGACGGCGACCGGTCCATCGCCAAGACCGCGCTCGGCGCGGTCGCCTGGAGCGGCGCGATGGCAGCGACCTTCGACACGATCGCCGACCAGGCCGGCGAGCCGGGAGCCGACACGCGAATCGCGAAGGCGCTTGCCGACTTCGACTTCGACTCGCAGCGCCGGCTGGCGCGCACCCGCCTGCTGGTCAGGGCCGGCCCGGCACTCGGCCTGATGGGCACCCTGATCCCGCTCTCGCCCGCCCTGGAGGGACTGCGCAACGGCAACACCACCGCACTCAGCCAGAACCTGCGGGTGGCATTCAGTGTGACGGTGCTCGGCCTGCTCATCGGAGCGATCGCGTTTGCCTTGTCGCTGTACCGCGACCGGATGTACGGGCAGGACCTGTCCGACCTCGAGTACGTCGCGGCCGTTCTCACGGACGAGCGGCGATGA
- a CDS encoding substrate-binding domain-containing protein, whose product MNTRSRRRAALASIASLVALGGAALVPAAAHADTSSTVTVVGTSDVFDSDLMQQVIKPGFEKAYPQYTLNYVSQGTGAAISYAEAGTASALLVHAASLENQFVASGYSYEQYGRAIFYGDYVLLGPASDPAGVMSGGNPAHNIVDAFQRIAAAGQDGNVNYVSRGGTPGTTVEEHTIWGLTTGVTTCPVSTANGGGAVPNADSNCASPTLPSWYHTTGLTQGPNVVNADACNYTGGNCYVLTDRATFQYLESEGALSNLHVVDNDPNTGPGGANLLVNSFHAYAINPAAFSSDPNVHINLQGALAFLDWLTSPTGQTAVNNYQANDPGGRSFKEDAAPALSATAASTSVKGGHKLTITGSLSNKVPGTPPLAGVQVTLSATPTGGKAALAATTTTSASGKFTFHYVPTGTASYTVSSPQISQVEIPASASFGPLYGDILQPTSAKVKGTIHVVGAVAISSAKARKGVVTIRGGLSPAVSGSGAKLRIYAGHASASGERVVRTVALKHGAKRFTVKIKLARGRTWKVRVKYVNAGVIVAGSSATKSVHVT is encoded by the coding sequence ATGAACACTCGATCCCGGCGTCGCGCCGCCCTCGCGTCGATCGCCTCGCTGGTCGCGCTCGGTGGCGCCGCGCTGGTTCCGGCGGCTGCACACGCCGACACTTCCTCGACGGTCACCGTCGTCGGGACCAGTGATGTCTTCGACTCCGATCTCATGCAGCAGGTGATCAAGCCGGGCTTCGAGAAGGCGTATCCGCAGTACACGTTGAACTACGTCAGCCAGGGCACCGGTGCGGCCATCAGCTATGCCGAAGCCGGTACGGCGAGCGCGCTGCTCGTCCACGCTGCGTCACTGGAGAACCAGTTCGTGGCGTCGGGCTACTCCTACGAGCAGTACGGCCGGGCGATCTTCTACGGCGACTACGTCTTGTTGGGGCCGGCATCGGATCCCGCCGGCGTGATGAGCGGCGGCAACCCTGCGCACAACATCGTGGACGCGTTCCAGAGGATCGCGGCCGCCGGCCAGGACGGAAACGTCAACTACGTCTCGCGCGGCGGCACCCCGGGTACGACCGTCGAGGAGCACACGATCTGGGGTCTCACCACGGGCGTCACGACCTGCCCGGTCAGCACGGCGAACGGCGGCGGCGCGGTTCCGAACGCGGACAGCAACTGCGCGTCACCAACGCTGCCGTCGTGGTATCACACGACCGGACTCACGCAGGGCCCGAACGTCGTGAACGCCGACGCATGCAACTACACCGGCGGGAACTGCTACGTCCTGACCGACCGTGCGACCTTCCAGTACCTCGAGTCGGAGGGTGCGCTCAGCAACCTGCACGTGGTCGACAACGACCCGAACACCGGGCCGGGTGGCGCCAATCTGTTGGTGAACTCGTTCCACGCATATGCGATCAACCCCGCGGCGTTCAGCTCCGACCCGAACGTGCACATCAACCTGCAGGGCGCGCTGGCCTTCCTCGACTGGCTCACCTCGCCCACCGGGCAGACCGCCGTCAACAACTACCAGGCGAACGACCCGGGCGGACGGTCGTTCAAGGAGGATGCGGCCCCCGCGTTGTCCGCAACCGCCGCCTCGACATCAGTGAAGGGCGGTCACAAGCTGACGATCACCGGGTCGTTGAGTAACAAGGTCCCGGGCACGCCTCCGCTAGCCGGCGTGCAGGTGACGCTGTCCGCGACTCCGACCGGCGGCAAGGCAGCTCTCGCAGCCACGACAACGACCAGTGCGAGCGGCAAGTTCACGTTCCACTACGTGCCGACGGGGACTGCGTCGTACACCGTTTCCAGCCCGCAGATCAGCCAGGTCGAGATCCCGGCGTCGGCGTCCTTCGGCCCGCTGTACGGCGACATCCTGCAGCCGACCTCGGCGAAGGTTAAGGGCACGATCCATGTCGTCGGCGCGGTGGCGATCTCTTCGGCCAAGGCGCGCAAGGGCGTTGTCACGATCAGGGGCGGTCTGTCGCCCGCGGTCAGTGGCTCTGGCGCGAAATTGCGCATTTACGCAGGGCATGCCTCGGCGTCCGGCGAGCGGGTGGTCAGGACAGTGGCGCTGAAGCACGGGGCAAAGCGCTTCACCGTGAAGATCAAGCTCGCACGCGGGAGGACCTGGAAGGTTAGGGTCAAGTACGTGAATGCCGGCGTGATCGTCGCAGGTTCGTCTGCGACGAAGTCGGTGCACGTGACCTGA
- a CDS encoding error-prone DNA polymerase yields the protein MGWENPPMPWRELERKLSGRPPPKGKSGKSGELHGDGGDSVAWSRHRPAYEPVPLVRPDKPVPYAELHAHSSFSHLDGASLPEELVEEAVRLGLSGLAVTDHNGMYGVVRFAEAAQSFGLATIHGAELSLDLPMPRTTTQRAVGARSSMADPPGRHLLVLAREPIGYARLCRAISAAQRRGGAKGHPVYDLDELTELAGGHWLVLTGCRKGPVRAALEAGEPGCLAVDAARAALAELVERFGRDNVVVELGYARDPLADERYDVLAELAAAEQLPIVATTAAHYHGPARRPLATAMAAVRARRSLAELDGWLPAWADQMLRTGAEMAERFARWPGAVEMAARLGAELAFPIQLIAPQLPPFPVPPGYDEMSYLRELTMRGATTRYGPRGPDTEKAYAQIEHELTVIGELNFPGYFLVVWDIVRFARENGILCQGRGSAACSAVCYALGITAVDAVRYELLFERFLAAERGEPPDIDVDIESGRREEVIQYVYDLHGRDHAAQVANVITYRPRSALRDVAKALGYSTGQQDAWSKLIEHGFDMAGITAPDDTPVPATVLELAAELRDAPRHLGIHSGGMVICDRPIIEVCPVEWGRMPNRTVLQWDKDDCAAIGLVKFDLLGLGMLSALRYSFELIADWHGTSYDLASIPKEAPCVYDMVCKADTVGVFQIESRAQMATLPRLRPRCFYDLVIEVALIRPGPIQGDSVHPYIRRRHGQEAVTYPHPSLEGALGRTLGIPLFQEQLMQVAVAAADFTPAEADQLRRAMGSKRSDARIDALRQRLYDGMAANGITGIAADEIFEKIRAFASFGFAESHAISFALLVYASSWLKLHYPAAFCAALLNAQPMGFYSPQSLVADARRHGVETRKPDINISRATATLEAGDGRSQCACLDAPQPAVRLGLSSVRTIGDDLAERIVAERDAAGPFTSMADLAHRIGLSSDQVEALATAGAFDGFGVARRDALWTAGAAAAVRPGQFDLVAVDETAVPDLPDMTEPEQMIADLWATGVTTEQYPTALVRDRLDRMGIITAAGLRGIPDHTRVRVGGVVTHRQRPATARGVTFVNLEDETGMVNVICSMQVWAKYRKVARGSAALVVRGMLQHSEGVVNVMAERIEPLQLGVRPAARNFR from the coding sequence GTGGGCTGGGAAAACCCGCCGATGCCGTGGCGGGAGCTCGAGCGCAAGCTTTCCGGCCGACCGCCGCCGAAGGGAAAGTCGGGTAAGTCAGGGGAGCTGCACGGCGACGGCGGCGACTCGGTGGCTTGGTCACGGCACCGCCCGGCGTACGAACCGGTGCCGCTGGTGCGCCCCGACAAACCCGTGCCGTATGCCGAGCTGCACGCGCACTCCTCGTTCAGCCACCTCGACGGCGCGAGCCTGCCCGAAGAGCTGGTCGAAGAAGCCGTGCGGCTCGGGCTGTCCGGGCTGGCCGTGACCGACCACAACGGGATGTACGGCGTGGTCCGCTTCGCCGAGGCCGCACAGAGCTTCGGTCTGGCGACCATCCATGGCGCCGAGCTCTCCTTGGACCTGCCGATGCCACGGACGACCACGCAGCGGGCGGTCGGGGCTCGGTCGTCGATGGCCGATCCACCCGGCCGGCACCTGCTCGTGCTCGCCCGCGAACCGATCGGCTACGCCCGGCTGTGCCGGGCAATCAGCGCGGCCCAGCGTCGTGGCGGGGCAAAGGGTCATCCGGTCTATGACCTCGACGAGCTCACCGAGCTCGCCGGCGGGCACTGGCTGGTGCTGACCGGTTGCCGCAAGGGGCCGGTGCGGGCCGCGCTGGAAGCGGGAGAGCCCGGCTGCCTCGCGGTCGATGCGGCGCGCGCCGCGTTAGCGGAGCTGGTCGAGCGGTTCGGTCGCGACAACGTCGTGGTCGAGCTCGGCTACGCCCGAGATCCCCTGGCCGACGAGCGCTACGACGTACTGGCCGAACTCGCCGCGGCCGAGCAGCTACCGATCGTCGCGACCACCGCGGCGCACTACCACGGTCCGGCGCGCCGCCCGCTCGCGACCGCAATGGCCGCGGTCCGCGCCCGGCGCAGCCTTGCCGAGCTCGACGGCTGGCTGCCCGCTTGGGCCGACCAGATGCTGCGGACCGGCGCCGAGATGGCCGAGCGGTTCGCGCGGTGGCCGGGCGCGGTCGAGATGGCGGCGCGGCTCGGTGCCGAGCTGGCCTTTCCGATCCAGCTGATCGCCCCGCAGCTACCGCCGTTCCCGGTGCCACCCGGATATGACGAGATGAGCTACCTGCGCGAGCTGACGATGCGCGGCGCGACCACGCGCTACGGCCCGCGTGGCCCGGACACCGAGAAGGCCTACGCCCAGATCGAGCACGAGCTGACGGTGATCGGGGAGCTGAACTTCCCCGGCTACTTCCTGGTCGTGTGGGACATCGTGCGGTTCGCGCGCGAGAACGGCATCCTCTGCCAGGGCAGGGGCTCGGCGGCCTGCTCCGCGGTCTGTTACGCGCTCGGGATCACCGCGGTCGACGCCGTCCGCTATGAGTTGCTGTTCGAGCGTTTCCTCGCCGCTGAGCGCGGCGAGCCGCCGGACATCGACGTCGACATCGAGTCCGGCCGGCGCGAGGAGGTCATCCAGTACGTCTACGACCTGCACGGCCGCGATCATGCCGCGCAGGTCGCCAACGTCATCACCTACCGGCCGCGCTCGGCTCTGCGCGACGTTGCGAAGGCGCTGGGCTACTCCACCGGGCAGCAGGACGCGTGGAGCAAGCTGATCGAGCACGGCTTTGACATGGCGGGGATCACCGCGCCGGACGACACCCCGGTGCCGGCGACGGTGCTCGAGCTGGCCGCGGAGCTGCGTGACGCACCGCGGCACCTGGGCATCCACTCCGGCGGCATGGTGATCTGCGACCGGCCGATCATCGAGGTCTGCCCGGTCGAGTGGGGCCGGATGCCGAACCGCACCGTGCTGCAGTGGGACAAGGACGACTGCGCGGCGATCGGGTTGGTGAAGTTCGACCTGCTCGGCCTCGGCATGCTCTCCGCGCTGCGTTACTCCTTCGAGCTGATCGCGGACTGGCACGGTACGTCGTACGACCTCGCGTCCATCCCCAAAGAAGCACCGTGCGTCTACGACATGGTGTGCAAGGCCGACACGGTCGGGGTGTTCCAGATCGAGTCCCGGGCGCAGATGGCGACCTTGCCGCGGTTACGCCCGCGCTGCTTCTACGACCTGGTGATCGAGGTCGCGCTGATCCGGCCCGGGCCGATCCAGGGCGACTCGGTGCACCCCTATATCCGTCGCCGGCACGGCCAGGAAGCCGTGACCTACCCGCACCCCTCGCTCGAGGGTGCGCTCGGGCGCACGCTCGGCATCCCGCTGTTCCAGGAGCAGCTCATGCAGGTCGCGGTCGCGGCCGCCGACTTCACCCCGGCCGAGGCCGACCAGCTGCGTCGCGCGATGGGGTCGAAGCGGTCGGACGCGCGGATCGACGCGTTGCGCCAGCGGTTGTACGACGGGATGGCCGCCAACGGCATCACCGGGATCGCCGCGGATGAGATCTTCGAGAAGATCCGTGCGTTCGCCTCCTTCGGTTTCGCGGAGAGCCACGCGATCTCCTTCGCGCTGCTGGTCTACGCCTCGTCCTGGCTGAAGCTGCACTACCCGGCGGCGTTCTGCGCGGCGTTGCTCAACGCCCAGCCGATGGGCTTCTACTCGCCGCAGTCGCTGGTCGCCGACGCGCGCCGGCACGGGGTCGAGACCCGCAAGCCGGACATCAACATCTCGCGGGCGACCGCCACGCTGGAGGCCGGCGACGGCCGGTCGCAGTGTGCGTGTCTCGACGCGCCTCAGCCGGCGGTCCGGCTCGGACTGTCCAGCGTCCGGACGATCGGTGACGACCTGGCTGAGCGAATCGTTGCCGAGCGCGACGCAGCCGGGCCGTTCACCTCGATGGCCGACCTGGCCCATCGGATCGGCCTGTCGAGCGACCAGGTCGAGGCGCTCGCGACAGCGGGAGCGTTCGACGGCTTCGGGGTCGCGCGTCGCGATGCGCTGTGGACCGCCGGCGCGGCGGCTGCGGTACGCCCCGGTCAGTTCGACCTGGTCGCGGTCGACGAGACCGCCGTACCGGACCTTCCTGACATGACCGAGCCGGAACAGATGATCGCCGACCTGTGGGCCACCGGCGTCACGACCGAGCAGTACCCCACCGCGCTGGTCCGCGACCGGCTGGACCGGATGGGGATCATCACCGCAGCCGGTCTGCGTGGGATCCCGGACCACACCCGGGTGCGGGTCGGGGGAGTGGTCACGCATCGCCAGCGGCCGGCCACTGCCCGCGGGGTGACCTTCGTCAACCTCGAGGACGAGACCGGGATGGTCAACGTCATCTGTTCGATGCAGGTCTGGGCAAAGTACCGAAAGGTCGCCCGTGGGAGTGCCGCGTTAGTGGTCCGCGGGATGCTTCAGCACTCAGAAGGCGTGGTCAACGTCATGGCCGAGCGCATCGAGCCGCTCCAGCTCGGCGTCCGGCCCGCTGCTCGCAACTTCCGTTGA